Proteins from a genomic interval of Geodermatophilus obscurus DSM 43160:
- a CDS encoding beta-ketoacyl-ACP synthase III, which yields MTGLQLTTGAPGARILGFGSYRPRRRVTNHELAETMDTNDEWIQARVGIAERRWAGPDESLLEMSAAAGGKALAASGLDAAEVDLVLLASASLPRPIPGLAPEIAHRLGAQRPGAFDLNAGCAGWCYALSAAADAIRSGSARNALVIGGERLTDYTDLTDRSTAVIFADGAGAAVLGPSDTPAVGPVVWGSDGDQSSAIAIPEGEKAMSMAGQAVYRWATTRLTATLLTAMERAGVGPEDIDVFAPHQANLRIIELMAKRLGLPESTVIARDVVRSGNTSSASVPLALSALLESGEARSGDLALILGYGAGLTFAGQVVVLP from the coding sequence ATGACCGGACTCCAGTTGACGACCGGAGCCCCCGGCGCCCGCATCCTCGGCTTCGGCAGCTACCGACCGCGCCGCCGGGTCACCAACCACGAGCTTGCCGAGACCATGGACACCAACGACGAGTGGATCCAGGCGCGGGTCGGCATCGCCGAGCGCCGCTGGGCCGGGCCGGACGAGTCGCTGCTGGAGATGAGCGCCGCCGCCGGCGGCAAGGCCCTGGCGGCCAGCGGCCTGGACGCCGCCGAGGTCGACCTCGTGCTGCTCGCCTCGGCGAGCCTGCCGCGGCCGATCCCGGGCCTGGCCCCGGAGATCGCGCACCGGCTCGGCGCCCAGCGGCCCGGCGCGTTCGACCTCAACGCCGGCTGCGCCGGCTGGTGCTACGCGCTGAGCGCGGCCGCCGACGCGATCCGCAGCGGCTCGGCCCGCAACGCCCTGGTGATCGGCGGCGAGCGGCTGACCGACTACACCGACCTGACCGACCGGTCGACCGCGGTGATCTTCGCCGACGGCGCGGGTGCCGCCGTCCTCGGCCCCTCGGACACCCCGGCCGTCGGGCCGGTCGTGTGGGGCAGCGACGGCGACCAGTCCAGCGCCATCGCCATCCCCGAGGGCGAGAAGGCGATGAGCATGGCCGGCCAGGCGGTGTACCGCTGGGCCACCACCCGGCTCACCGCCACGCTGCTGACGGCCATGGAGCGCGCCGGCGTGGGCCCCGAGGACATCGACGTGTTCGCGCCGCACCAGGCCAACCTGCGGATCATCGAACTGATGGCCAAGCGGCTCGGGCTGCCCGAGAGCACGGTCATCGCACGCGACGTCGTGCGGTCGGGCAACACCTCCTCGGCCTCGGTGCCGTTGGCGCTGTCGGCGCTGCTCGAGTCCGGTGAGGCCAGGAGCGGTGACCTCGCCCTGATCCTGGGGTACGGAGCCGGCCTCACCTTCGCCGGCCAGGTCGTCGTCCTGCCCTGA
- a CDS encoding beta-ketoacyl-[acyl-carrier-protein] synthase family protein, giving the protein MSTSDGDVVVTGLGATTPLGSDVASTWDALLAGRSGVSRITDDWAKDFPAQLVARLATDPSQQIDRVRARRLDRSQQVAVVAAEEAWRDSGAADAGVAPERVAVVFGTGIGGALTLLGQDDILEEKGPKRVSPFTIPMLMPNGPAAAVGLAVGAKGGVHAPVSACASGAEAIRWGLDLLRFDRADVVLVGGAEACVHPLPMAGFAAMRAMSTRNDEPERASRPFDKARDGFVLGEGAAALVLERGDAARARGARIHARLAGAGGTADGYDLVAPHPEGEGAGRAIAAAVRDAGLTPDDIGHVNAHATSTPVGDTAEAAAILSTVGEHTLVTATKSQTGHLLGAAGALESVFTILALRDQLVPATANLDDPDDDAAVQALDIVRREPRRARLDAAVNDSFGFGGHNIALVFTTA; this is encoded by the coding sequence ATGAGCACGTCCGACGGCGATGTCGTCGTCACCGGCCTCGGTGCCACCACGCCGCTCGGGAGCGACGTCGCCAGCACGTGGGACGCGCTGCTGGCCGGGCGGTCGGGGGTCAGCCGGATCACCGACGACTGGGCCAAGGACTTCCCGGCCCAGCTCGTCGCCCGGCTGGCCACCGATCCGTCCCAGCAGATCGACCGCGTCCGCGCGCGTCGGCTGGACCGCAGCCAGCAGGTGGCCGTGGTCGCCGCCGAGGAGGCCTGGCGCGACTCCGGGGCGGCCGACGCCGGTGTCGCCCCCGAGCGGGTCGCCGTCGTCTTCGGCACCGGCATCGGCGGGGCGCTGACCCTGCTCGGCCAGGACGACATCCTGGAGGAGAAGGGCCCCAAGCGGGTCTCCCCGTTCACCATCCCGATGCTCATGCCCAACGGCCCGGCCGCCGCGGTCGGCCTCGCGGTCGGCGCCAAGGGGGGCGTGCACGCCCCGGTCAGCGCCTGCGCCTCCGGTGCGGAGGCGATCCGGTGGGGCCTGGACCTGCTGCGCTTCGACCGGGCCGACGTCGTGTTGGTCGGCGGCGCGGAGGCCTGCGTGCACCCGCTGCCGATGGCCGGCTTCGCCGCGATGCGCGCCATGAGCACCCGCAACGACGAGCCCGAGCGCGCCTCCCGCCCGTTCGACAAGGCCCGGGACGGCTTCGTGCTCGGCGAGGGCGCGGCCGCACTCGTCCTCGAGCGGGGGGACGCGGCGCGGGCCCGCGGCGCCCGCATCCACGCCCGGCTGGCCGGGGCCGGCGGCACCGCCGACGGCTACGACCTGGTCGCCCCGCACCCGGAGGGCGAGGGCGCCGGCCGGGCCATCGCCGCCGCCGTCCGCGACGCCGGGCTGACCCCCGACGACATCGGCCACGTCAACGCGCACGCCACCTCCACACCGGTGGGCGACACCGCGGAGGCCGCGGCCATCCTCAGCACGGTCGGCGAGCACACCCTCGTGACGGCGACCAAGAGCCAGACCGGTCACCTGCTCGGCGCGGCCGGGGCGCTGGAGTCGGTCTTCACCATCCTCGCGCTGCGCGACCAACTCGTGCCGGCCACCGCCAACCTCGACGACCCGGACGACGACGCGGCCGTCCAGGCCCTCGACATCGTGCGTCGCGAGCCGCGGCGCGCCCGGCTCGACGCCGCGGTCAACGACTCCTTCGGCTTCGGCGGCCACAACATCGCGCTGGTGTTCACCACCGCCTGA
- a CDS encoding maleylpyruvate isomerase N-terminal domain-containing protein, whose amino-acid sequence MARRGDTSRHQGMADAGRDTVGPLVLGAWDAFLEQAAAVDLDRPTRLPGWRAHEVCVHLGLWDDHAALPDLVASARAGGAGTPPDVDATNARVTAAHRNASREEVLAALRRNRDATARYLSEEPAELDTAPAVAVVGRLPLLSVVLGQAYELAVHGLDLVPLGAPPPPPAVLQSGLAALADVTGALAARERVDGGATLATPEGGWAFAAGDRGWTVRRTPSGEVRGPVVEAAADLLLEAASGRVNPVTALARRRLRVHELGGLLALAPIVQSAPGIPGGPILALAAQTLGGVGGLLGRLRGRR is encoded by the coding sequence ATGGCGCGCCGCGGGGACACCTCTCGCCACCAGGGGATGGCCGACGCCGGACGCGACACGGTCGGCCCGCTGGTGCTCGGCGCCTGGGACGCCTTCCTCGAGCAGGCCGCGGCCGTCGACCTCGACCGGCCGACCCGGCTGCCCGGCTGGCGGGCGCACGAGGTGTGCGTGCACCTGGGCCTCTGGGACGACCACGCGGCCCTGCCCGACCTCGTCGCCTCGGCGCGGGCCGGAGGGGCCGGGACGCCGCCGGACGTCGACGCGACGAACGCGCGGGTGACCGCGGCGCACCGGAACGCCTCGCGGGAGGAGGTGCTCGCCGCGCTGCGCCGCAACCGGGACGCCACCGCCCGTTACCTCAGCGAGGAGCCCGCGGAGCTGGACACCGCGCCTGCGGTCGCCGTCGTCGGGCGGCTGCCGTTGCTCAGCGTCGTCCTCGGCCAGGCCTACGAGCTGGCGGTGCACGGGCTGGACCTGGTGCCCCTCGGGGCGCCCCCTCCCCCGCCGGCGGTGCTGCAGTCGGGCCTGGCCGCGCTGGCCGACGTGACCGGCGCGCTGGCGGCCCGCGAGCGCGTCGACGGCGGGGCGACGCTGGCGACGCCGGAGGGCGGCTGGGCCTTCGCGGCCGGCGACCGCGGCTGGACGGTGCGCCGGACGCCCTCCGGCGAGGTCCGCGGCCCCGTGGTGGAGGCAGCGGCGGACCTGTTGCTGGAGGCGGCCTCGGGCCGGGTCAACCCGGTGACCGCGCTGGCCCGGCGCCGGCTGCGGGTGCACGAGCTCGGCGGCCTGCTGGCCCTGGCGCCGATCGTCCAGTCCGCGCCGGGCATCCCCGGCGGCCCGATCCTGGCACTGGCGGCGCAGACACTCGGCGGCGTGGGCGGCCTGCTCGGCCGGCTGCGCGGACGCCGCTGA
- a CDS encoding GGDEF domain-containing protein, whose protein sequence is MDAEPARDRRRRRSGGVRASWTVLCAALYRQLADDDDRAAYWVRHVRLGVVLTEVAALAVVGYVLLTPGTAGRRVVLLAVAGTAVLAAPLLLVAPVARMVRGPRGSLHFYGWSLAVTGLVTVGTRVDGGADSPLFALLFITLGFLSIAYPPWGVVAMGTVMTGAYLLCVAGGGVDSSASFIGVVMGTYTVLCAMASANQWESYERQQLLLRTSEVLAATDPLTGCLNRRAFLDRLDRAAADADGGWVVCLVDLDGFKGVNDGSGHAAGDAVLRAVTAALSGVVRETDTVARLGGDEFAVLAEAAPGEEEPLAARLRDAVAAVGAGSGVTASVGATVVRPGDEGREVLSRADQAMYRSKGAGGNRVTALAR, encoded by the coding sequence ATGGACGCCGAACCGGCCCGGGACCGCCGCCGCCGCCGCTCCGGCGGCGTGCGCGCCTCCTGGACCGTGCTGTGCGCCGCCCTGTACCGCCAACTGGCCGACGACGACGACCGGGCCGCCTACTGGGTCCGCCACGTGCGGCTGGGTGTCGTGCTCACCGAGGTCGCAGCCTTGGCCGTGGTCGGGTACGTCCTCCTGACGCCGGGCACCGCGGGGCGCAGGGTCGTCCTGCTGGCCGTGGCCGGCACCGCGGTCCTGGCCGCGCCGCTCCTGCTCGTGGCACCGGTGGCGCGGATGGTCCGCGGTCCGCGCGGCAGCCTGCACTTTTACGGCTGGAGCCTCGCGGTCACCGGGCTGGTCACCGTGGGCACCCGGGTGGACGGCGGGGCCGACAGCCCGCTCTTCGCGCTGCTGTTCATCACCCTGGGCTTCCTGAGCATCGCCTACCCGCCGTGGGGCGTCGTCGCGATGGGGACCGTGATGACCGGCGCCTACCTGCTCTGCGTCGCCGGCGGAGGCGTGGACTCCTCGGCGTCCTTCATCGGGGTGGTCATGGGCACCTACACGGTGCTCTGCGCCATGGCCTCGGCCAACCAGTGGGAGTCCTACGAGCGGCAGCAGCTGCTCCTGCGCACCTCCGAGGTGCTCGCCGCCACCGACCCGCTGACCGGCTGCCTCAACCGCCGGGCCTTCCTCGACCGGCTGGACCGCGCCGCGGCCGACGCCGACGGGGGGTGGGTGGTCTGCCTGGTCGACCTCGACGGCTTCAAGGGCGTCAACGACGGCAGCGGCCACGCCGCCGGCGACGCCGTCCTGCGGGCGGTGACCGCGGCGCTGAGCGGCGTGGTCCGGGAGACCGACACGGTGGCCCGGCTGGGCGGCGACGAGTTCGCCGTCCTGGCCGAGGCGGCCCCCGGCGAGGAGGAGCCGCTGGCCGCCCGGCTGCGGGACGCCGTCGCGGCGGTGGGCGCCGGCTCCGGGGTCACCGCGAGCGTCGGCGCCACCGTGGTCCGGCCCGGCGACGAGGGGCGCGAGGTGCTCAGCCGCGCCGACCAGGCGATGTACCGGTCCAAGGGCGCCGGCGGCAACCGGGTGACCGCGCTCGCCCGCTGA
- a CDS encoding DUF3145 domain-containing protein, which yields MQRRSTQGVVFVHACPKALCQHVEWALERVIGAPVSLSWADQPAAHGSYRAEVAWTGAPGTGAKLVAALRAWPMLRFEVTEEASYGNDGERMSYVPGHGVFRAPTSANGDLVVSEQQLRNLAAHATSIEAFRHGVDELLGAAWDADLEVYRHAGDGSPVTWLHQVV from the coding sequence GTGCAGCGACGGTCTACCCAGGGTGTCGTCTTCGTGCACGCGTGCCCGAAGGCGCTCTGCCAGCACGTCGAGTGGGCGCTCGAGCGCGTCATCGGCGCGCCGGTCTCCCTGTCGTGGGCCGACCAGCCCGCGGCACACGGTTCCTACCGTGCCGAGGTCGCCTGGACTGGTGCTCCCGGAACGGGCGCCAAGCTCGTCGCTGCGCTGCGCGCGTGGCCGATGCTGCGCTTCGAGGTCACCGAAGAGGCGAGCTACGGCAACGACGGCGAGCGCATGTCGTACGTGCCCGGTCACGGTGTCTTCCGCGCACCCACGAGCGCCAACGGCGACCTGGTGGTGAGCGAGCAGCAGCTGCGCAACCTCGCGGCCCACGCCACGTCGATCGAGGCGTTCCGGCACGGGGTCGACGAGTTGCTCGGTGCCGCCTGGGACGCCGACCTCGAGGTCTACCGGCACGCCGGTGACGGGAGCCCAGTCACCTGGCTGCACCAGGTCGTCTAG
- a CDS encoding acyl carrier protein: MSEDIQTGLAEILEEVAGVAPADATPEKSFTEDLDVDSLSMVEIATAVEDKFGVAIPDDELANIKTVGDAMSYIQKNKA; encoded by the coding sequence GTGAGCGAGGACATCCAGACCGGTCTGGCCGAGATCCTGGAGGAGGTCGCGGGCGTGGCGCCCGCCGACGCCACCCCGGAGAAGTCGTTCACCGAGGACCTCGACGTCGACTCGCTGTCGATGGTCGAGATCGCCACCGCGGTCGAGGACAAGTTCGGCGTCGCCATCCCCGACGACGAGCTGGCCAACATCAAGACCGTCGGCGACGCCATGAGCTACATCCAGAAGAACAAGGCCTGA
- a CDS encoding acyltransferase domain-containing protein, translating to MLAVLAPGQGAQKPGMLTDWLELPGAESFFRWAGAIADADLLALGTTGDAEAIKDTAVTQPLVVAMSLFVARELGGLPGPVPHTPHTGRDVVIAGHSVGELTAAALAGVLSVEAAIALTAVRGRAMAAACAQTPTGMSAVLGGDPDELAAALEEHGLAPANMNGGGQVVVAGPLDGLAAFKADPPARARVLPLSVAGAFHTRYMAPARAELEALVGGLRPADPSRLLLSNADGAAVTTGTEVLSRLVSQVTSPVRFDACLATLRDLGVTAVLELPPAGALAGLAKREWKDSDIEVLAVSSPADLDRARALIEAERGRPEPDHLPDWRVVVSPVRGTVSPAEVAEGTHLPAGTLLGRIRSRRQEADVSAGYDGVLAEWLVQEGDLVDAGDPIARLYPEVQS from the coding sequence GTGCTGGCCGTTCTCGCCCCCGGACAGGGTGCCCAGAAGCCCGGGATGCTGACCGACTGGCTCGAGCTCCCCGGGGCCGAGTCCTTCTTTCGCTGGGCCGGTGCGATCGCCGACGCCGACCTGCTGGCGCTGGGCACCACCGGCGACGCCGAGGCGATCAAGGACACCGCGGTGACCCAGCCGCTGGTGGTCGCGATGAGCCTGTTCGTCGCCCGCGAGCTCGGCGGCCTGCCCGGCCCGGTCCCGCACACGCCGCACACCGGCCGGGACGTCGTCATCGCCGGGCACAGCGTCGGCGAGCTGACCGCGGCCGCCCTCGCCGGGGTGCTAAGCGTGGAGGCGGCGATCGCGCTGACCGCCGTCCGCGGCCGGGCGATGGCCGCCGCGTGCGCGCAGACGCCGACCGGGATGTCCGCCGTCCTCGGCGGCGACCCCGACGAGCTGGCCGCCGCACTGGAGGAGCACGGGCTGGCCCCGGCCAACATGAACGGCGGCGGCCAGGTCGTCGTCGCCGGGCCGCTCGACGGCCTCGCCGCCTTCAAGGCCGACCCGCCGGCCAGGGCGCGGGTCCTGCCGCTGTCGGTGGCCGGCGCCTTCCACACCCGGTACATGGCGCCCGCCCGTGCCGAGCTCGAGGCCCTGGTCGGCGGCCTGCGCCCCGCCGACCCCAGCCGGCTGCTGCTCTCCAACGCCGACGGCGCCGCGGTGACCACCGGTACGGAGGTGCTGTCCCGGCTGGTCAGCCAGGTGACCAGCCCGGTGCGCTTCGACGCTTGTCTGGCCACCCTGCGCGACCTCGGCGTCACCGCGGTGCTCGAGCTGCCGCCCGCCGGCGCGCTGGCCGGCCTGGCCAAGCGCGAGTGGAAGGACAGCGACATCGAGGTCCTGGCCGTCAGCAGCCCCGCCGACCTCGACCGCGCCCGCGCGCTCATCGAGGCCGAGCGTGGCCGCCCGGAGCCGGACCACCTGCCCGACTGGCGGGTCGTCGTCTCCCCCGTGCGCGGCACGGTCAGCCCGGCCGAGGTCGCCGAGGGCACCCACCTGCCGGCCGGCACGCTGCTGGGCCGCATCCGCAGCCGCCGCCAGGAGGCCGACGTGTCGGCCGGGTACGACGGCGTCCTCGCCGAGTGGCTCGTGCAGGAGGGCGACCTCGTCGACGCCGGTGACCCGATCGCGCGGCTCTACCCGGAGGTGCAGTCATGA
- a CDS encoding acyl-CoA carboxylase subunit beta, with protein MSTLQAVPPAIAADPRDPEDRLVRFFDAGSMSLLVSRDTSGVVAARGTVSGTRAVAFCTDATVMGGAMGVDGCRHIVDAIDTALRERLPVVGIWHSGGARLAEGVTALHAVGEVFGAMVRASGRIPQISVVLGPAAGGAAYGPALTDLVIMGPAGRVFVTGPDVVRSVTGEDVDMESLGGPDTHGRRSGVVHVVAVSEQGALDTARQAVDLLAAQGTFASPEGEPDVDLRALLPEQANRAYDVKPVVAAVLDGPSLELHPRWAPNIVTALGRLAGRTVGVIANNPLRLGGCLDSASAEKAARFVRMCDAFGVPLVVLVDVPGYLPGVGQEWDGVVRRGAKLLHAFAEAVVPRVTLVTRKSYGGAYIAMNARSLGATAVFAWPGAEVAVMGAKAAVGILHRKKLAAVPPGEREALHARLAAEHERIAGGVNRALEIGVVDEVVDPSQTRRRLVAALAAAPPGRGAHGNIPL; from the coding sequence GTGAGCACGCTCCAAGCCGTTCCCCCCGCCATCGCCGCCGACCCGCGCGACCCCGAGGACCGCCTGGTCCGGTTCTTCGACGCCGGGTCGATGTCGCTGCTGGTGTCCCGGGACACCTCCGGCGTCGTGGCCGCCCGCGGCACGGTCTCGGGCACCCGGGCGGTCGCCTTCTGCACCGACGCGACCGTCATGGGCGGCGCCATGGGGGTCGACGGCTGCCGGCACATCGTCGACGCCATCGACACCGCCCTGCGCGAGCGGCTGCCGGTCGTCGGCATCTGGCACTCCGGCGGCGCCCGGCTGGCCGAGGGGGTCACGGCGCTGCACGCGGTGGGCGAGGTCTTCGGGGCGATGGTCCGCGCCTCGGGACGCATCCCGCAGATCTCGGTCGTCCTGGGCCCGGCCGCCGGCGGCGCCGCCTACGGTCCGGCGCTGACCGACCTGGTGATCATGGGTCCGGCCGGCCGGGTGTTCGTCACCGGCCCGGACGTCGTCCGCTCGGTCACCGGCGAGGACGTCGACATGGAGAGCCTGGGCGGTCCGGACACCCACGGCCGGCGCAGCGGCGTCGTCCACGTGGTGGCCGTCTCCGAGCAGGGCGCGCTGGACACCGCGCGGCAGGCCGTCGACCTGCTGGCCGCGCAGGGCACCTTCGCCTCCCCCGAAGGCGAGCCCGACGTCGACCTTCGGGCCCTGCTGCCCGAGCAGGCTAACCGCGCCTACGACGTCAAGCCCGTGGTGGCCGCCGTCCTCGACGGGCCGTCGCTGGAGCTGCACCCGCGCTGGGCGCCGAACATCGTCACCGCGCTGGGCCGGCTGGCCGGCCGGACCGTGGGCGTGATCGCCAACAACCCGCTGCGGCTGGGCGGCTGCCTGGACTCCGCGTCGGCGGAGAAGGCGGCCCGCTTCGTGCGGATGTGCGACGCGTTCGGCGTCCCGCTGGTGGTGCTCGTCGACGTCCCGGGCTACCTGCCCGGCGTGGGCCAGGAGTGGGACGGCGTGGTGCGCCGCGGGGCCAAGCTGCTGCACGCCTTCGCCGAGGCGGTGGTGCCCCGGGTGACGCTGGTGACCCGCAAGTCCTACGGCGGCGCCTACATCGCCATGAACGCCCGCTCGCTGGGCGCGACGGCCGTCTTCGCCTGGCCGGGCGCGGAGGTGGCGGTCATGGGCGCCAAGGCAGCCGTAGGCATCCTGCACCGCAAGAAGCTGGCCGCCGTCCCGCCGGGTGAGCGCGAGGCGCTGCACGCCCGGTTGGCCGCCGAGCACGAGCGGATCGCGGGCGGCGTGAACCGGGCCCTGGAGATCGGGGTCGTCGACGAGGTGGTCGACCCGTCGCAGACCAGGCGACGGCTGGTGGCCGCACTCGCGGCCGCGCCGCCCGGCCGCGGGGCGCACGGCAACATCCCGCTGTAG